The genomic region TCCCATCTGGTAATACATGTTAGCTTCTGCTTGCAATAATCCCATATCATCTGGATTAGTTGCCTTAGCTTTATCCATCGCCGCAATCGCCTTGTCATATTGCTTCTGGCTAATGTAGATTCTAGCAATCAATTGAGCGATATCTCCTTTTTTAGAAGGAATCTTTTCAACTTCAGGATCCTTATACTGTTCGGTTTTGATCATAAGATCCATCTGTTGCTTTGAACCAAGATTTTCTCTCTCTCCAGTCTCGATGTTTACCGCAGTATAGGCTTTACCTGAACCATCATAATCAAGTTCATTCAAAGTCTCAAGATATTCAACCGCTTTGTCATAGTCTTGCGCCTGAACCATATTATTTGCCGCATAATAAAGATAAACTGTATCTTTTTTGCTCAACTCGTAACTGGTATAAAGTTTATCAGCTGCAGCTGCAAAGTTCTCTTGATTCTGATCTTCGATCGCACTTTCAATAAGACTTGTCTTTAAAGTCGATAAAGCTTCTACAGCTTCCTCGTTACCCATTTCAGCAGCTTTTTTCAAAGATTCAGCCGCAATTTTAAGGTCTTCCCCAGTAGCACTGGTTCCGTCAGCCATATATGCTTTACCTTTATATAGATAAAAGTTTTCTGTCCATTTATCATTAAGCTCACCTAAATTTGCCTCAGCAACTTTAAGCTGAGCTTTAGCTTCAGCATAGTTATTGTCTTCCAGGGCATCTTCTGCGTTTTTTACCTGGTCTTTTTGTGCGACTGCTGTCATGGTTAGAAATGACACTGCCGCCGCTGTCAAGATATTAGTTTTCATTGTTGTTTTGGTTTAAATTTTTATTCCTCACTATCATCTGCAATAGTTGTGCCATTCGCCGATTCATCACTACCTACAGGCTTTTCGGCATCCTCCATACTCTCTAAATCATCTTCATCATGTAGCACTTTAGCCACAGCAGCAATAGCGTCGTTACCTTTTAGGTTGATCAATCTAACTCCCTGGGTTGCACGGCCCATTACGCGTAAATCTTCTACAGCCATACGTATCACAATACCAGATTTGTTGATGATCATAAGGTCATCTGCGTCTGAAACATTTTTAATTGCGACAAGTTGTCCTGTTTTTTCGGTAACGGAAATTGTTTTAACCCCTTTTCCACCACGGTTGGTGATTCTATAATCTTCAAGGCTGGAACGTTTACCATAACCATTTTCTGAAACGACCAGTATATCTGAGTCAAAATCATTAACGGCGATCATTCCAACTACCTCATCATTATCATCTGCCAGGGTAATACCTCTAACTCCG from Gramella sp. MT6 harbors:
- a CDS encoding tetratricopeptide repeat protein, producing MKTNILTAAAVSFLTMTAVAQKDQVKNAEDALEDNNYAEAKAQLKVAEANLGELNDKWTENFYLYKGKAYMADGTSATGEDLKIAAESLKKAAEMGNEEAVEALSTLKTSLIESAIEDQNQENFAAAADKLYTSYELSKKDTVYLYYAANNMVQAQDYDKAVEYLETLNELDYDGSGKAYTAVNIETGERENLGSKQQMDLMIKTEQYKDPEVEKIPSKKGDIAQLIARIYISQKQYDKAIAAMDKAKATNPDDMGLLQAEANMYYQMGEKDKAREILEEVAAKDPSDPSTFNNIGLMYAEINDNEKAVEFYEKALEKDPEYNEARINMIAAKLSAEKEIINEMNGLGMSKKDNARYDELDAERKELYKAVLPDLEKAMEVDPDNKDIIQTAMNLYSNLGNQEKVAELKAKL